From the genome of Streptomyces sp. NBC_00659, one region includes:
- the sigJ gene encoding RNA polymerase sigma factor SigJ — translation MTTRSEPGHGRPDPGLDAIMSERRHLINLAYRLLGSLTEAEDAVQETYTRWYAMSRQEQDAIESPGAWLTTVASRVCLNVLGSARARRETYVGEWIPEPLPGRTEWISGRPGGAAVDPADRVTLDESVGLAFLVVLESMTPAERVAFILHDVFCHSFAEVAEIVGRTPAACRQLAASARRRVRAARPSATAAPRRTGVVSAFKEAWEAKDIDALIGLLDPDAVATADGGGLARSFLDPIEGGERIAHAWAGLADRRPDGMTLLERTVNGQPGLVAQQDGVIVTVLAFEVVGDRITHIWVVRNPEKLRRWTTG, via the coding sequence ATGACCACCCGATCCGAGCCAGGACACGGCCGGCCCGATCCGGGCCTGGACGCGATCATGAGCGAGCGGCGTCACCTGATCAATCTCGCCTACCGGCTGCTGGGCTCCCTGACCGAGGCCGAGGACGCCGTCCAGGAGACGTACACACGTTGGTACGCCATGTCCCGGCAGGAGCAGGACGCCATCGAGTCCCCCGGTGCCTGGCTGACGACGGTGGCCAGTCGTGTCTGCCTCAACGTGCTCGGCTCGGCACGGGCCCGGCGGGAGACGTACGTGGGCGAATGGATCCCCGAGCCGCTGCCCGGGCGCACGGAGTGGATCAGCGGGCGGCCGGGGGGTGCGGCCGTCGACCCGGCCGATCGGGTCACCCTGGACGAGTCGGTCGGCCTGGCGTTCCTGGTCGTTCTCGAATCGATGACCCCGGCCGAGCGCGTGGCGTTCATCCTGCACGACGTCTTCTGCCACTCCTTCGCCGAGGTGGCCGAGATCGTGGGCCGTACGCCGGCCGCTTGCCGCCAGCTGGCCGCCTCGGCCCGCCGCCGTGTCCGGGCCGCGCGGCCCTCCGCGACGGCGGCGCCCCGGCGCACCGGCGTCGTCAGCGCCTTCAAGGAGGCGTGGGAGGCCAAGGACATCGACGCCCTCATCGGCCTGCTCGACCCGGACGCCGTCGCGACCGCCGACGGCGGCGGTCTCGCCCGGAGCTTCCTGGACCCCATCGAGGGCGGCGAGCGGATCGCGCACGCCTGGGCCGGGCTCGCCGACCGGAGGCCGGACGGCATGACGCTCCTGGAACGTACCGTCAACGGTCAGCCGGGCCTGGTGGCTCAGCAGGACGGCGTCATCGTGACGGTGCTCGCGTTCGAGGTCGTGGGCGACCGGATCACCCATATCTGGGTCGTACGCAACCCCGAGAAGCTGCGTCGCTGGACCACGGGCTGA
- a CDS encoding LUD domain-containing protein, whose amino-acid sequence MTASNPESPATPEAPATSESPATPFTAPVTDERLERVAAALKEKHFDVEILDDAAAARARVKDLVPEGAAVFTAASETLRLSGIDEDINNSGRYDSVKARGTAMDRTTQMAEIWRMLACPDVVVGSVAAVTETGSLVAASASGSQLPAYAGAAPRVILVVGAQKVVPDLDTALRRVDEYCVPLEDERARKVYGVPSALNRLLVLNAEPYPGRCTVLLLREAIGF is encoded by the coding sequence ATGACTGCCTCGAACCCGGAGAGCCCGGCGACACCGGAGGCCCCGGCGACATCGGAGAGCCCGGCGACCCCGTTCACCGCCCCGGTGACCGACGAGCGACTGGAGCGGGTGGCCGCCGCACTGAAGGAGAAGCACTTCGACGTCGAGATCCTCGACGACGCCGCCGCGGCGCGCGCCCGCGTCAAGGACCTGGTTCCCGAGGGCGCCGCGGTGTTCACCGCGGCCAGCGAGACCCTCCGCCTGTCCGGCATCGACGAGGACATCAACAACAGCGGGCGGTACGACTCCGTCAAAGCACGCGGAACGGCCATGGACCGCACGACGCAGATGGCGGAGATCTGGCGGATGCTCGCCTGCCCCGACGTCGTGGTGGGCAGTGTCGCCGCCGTCACCGAGACCGGCTCCCTCGTCGCCGCCTCGGCCAGCGGAAGCCAACTGCCCGCCTACGCGGGCGCCGCGCCCCGTGTGATCCTGGTGGTCGGTGCGCAGAAGGTGGTGCCCGACCTGGACACCGCGCTGCGCCGCGTCGACGAGTACTGCGTCCCACTGGAGGACGAGCGCGCCAGGAAGGTGTACGGGGTGCCCAGCGCTCTCAACCGCCTTCTCGTCCTCAACGCGGAACCCTACCCGGGGCGCTGCACCGTCCTGCTGCTCCGCGAGGCCATCGGATTCTGA